From one Micromonospora siamensis genomic stretch:
- a CDS encoding RrF2 family transcriptional regulator, with protein sequence MRLSARVDYALRAAAELAAVTDGTATGGRSRPVTAEQIARAQEIPPKFLESILLQLRRGGIVHAQRGPEGGYWLARPAAEISLAEVIRVIDGPLAHVRGQRPEQLGYQGAARSLQDVWIALRASEREILEQVTIADVAGGTLPGRVSELAADPRAWS encoded by the coding sequence ATGCGTCTCTCCGCCCGGGTCGACTACGCCCTCCGCGCGGCCGCCGAGCTCGCGGCGGTCACCGACGGCACGGCCACCGGCGGGCGGAGCCGGCCGGTCACCGCGGAGCAGATCGCCCGTGCCCAGGAGATCCCGCCGAAGTTCCTGGAGAGCATCCTGCTCCAGCTGCGCCGGGGCGGCATCGTGCACGCCCAGCGCGGCCCGGAGGGCGGCTACTGGCTGGCCCGCCCGGCGGCGGAGATCTCCCTCGCCGAGGTGATCAGGGTGATCGACGGGCCGTTGGCGCACGTGCGGGGCCAGCGCCCCGAGCAGCTCGGCTACCAGGGTGCCGCCCGGTCGTTGCAGGACGTCTGGATCGCCCTGCGGGCCAGCGAGCGGGAGATCCTCGAGCAGGTCACGATCGCCGACGTGGCGGGCGGCACGCTGCCGGGCCGGGTCAGCGAGCTGGCCGCCGACCCGCGCGCCTGGAGCTGA
- a CDS encoding pyridoxal-dependent decarboxylase: MAAHMTPDEFRRAGYAVVDWIADYWSTLGERPVTSQDPPGAVAAALPPTPPERGEPVDAVLADLDALVTPGLTHWQHPGFFGYFPANTSGPSVLGDMVSSALGVQGMLWATGPACTELETVMLDWLAELMDLPRRFRSTGAGGGVIQDSASSATLVATLAALHRASKGRWRVDGLDRRYRAYTSTQGHSSIEKAARVAGLGAEGVRAVGVDPASQAMDPTALRAAIEADLAAGDVPAIVVATVGTTSTTAVDPLPEIGAICAEYGVWLHVDAAYAGAAAVCPELRWAHAGLERADSYCFDPHKWLLTGFDCDAFWVADRAELVEALTVMPEYLRNAASESGAVIDYRDWQVPLGRRFRALKLWFVLRWYGAEGLRAHIRSGVALADRFAARVAEDDRFELAAAHPFSLVCFRLVAGDEASAELLRRVNDTGRVHLTHTRVAGRYTLRLAVGSPSSTEAHVDEAWQLLSGAADELLAP; the protein is encoded by the coding sequence ATGGCTGCGCACATGACCCCGGACGAGTTCCGCCGCGCGGGGTACGCGGTGGTCGACTGGATCGCCGACTACTGGTCGACGCTCGGCGAGCGGCCGGTGACCTCCCAGGACCCGCCGGGCGCGGTGGCCGCCGCGCTGCCACCGACCCCGCCGGAGCGGGGCGAACCGGTGGACGCCGTGCTGGCCGACCTGGACGCCCTGGTCACCCCCGGGCTGACCCACTGGCAGCATCCGGGCTTCTTCGGCTACTTCCCGGCCAACACCAGCGGTCCCAGCGTGCTCGGTGACATGGTCAGCTCCGCCCTCGGGGTGCAGGGGATGCTCTGGGCCACCGGGCCGGCGTGCACCGAGCTGGAGACGGTGATGCTGGACTGGCTGGCCGAGCTGATGGACCTGCCGCGGCGGTTCCGCTCCACCGGCGCGGGCGGCGGGGTCATCCAGGACTCGGCGTCCTCGGCGACCCTGGTCGCCACGCTCGCCGCGCTGCACCGGGCGAGCAAGGGCCGGTGGCGCGTCGACGGCCTGGACCGGCGCTACCGCGCCTACACCTCCACCCAGGGGCACTCCTCCATCGAGAAGGCGGCCCGGGTCGCCGGGCTGGGCGCCGAGGGGGTACGCGCGGTCGGGGTGGACCCGGCGAGCCAGGCGATGGACCCGACGGCGCTGCGGGCCGCGATCGAGGCCGACCTGGCCGCCGGGGATGTGCCGGCGATCGTGGTGGCGACCGTGGGCACCACCTCCACCACGGCGGTGGACCCGCTGCCGGAGATCGGCGCGATCTGCGCCGAGTACGGGGTCTGGCTGCACGTCGACGCCGCGTACGCCGGGGCGGCGGCGGTCTGCCCGGAGCTGCGCTGGGCGCACGCCGGGCTGGAGCGCGCCGACTCGTACTGTTTCGACCCGCACAAGTGGCTGCTCACCGGCTTCGACTGCGACGCGTTCTGGGTGGCCGACCGGGCCGAGCTCGTCGAAGCGTTGACGGTGATGCCGGAGTACCTGCGCAACGCGGCGAGCGAATCCGGCGCGGTGATCGACTACCGGGACTGGCAGGTGCCGCTGGGCCGCCGGTTCCGCGCCTTGAAGCTCTGGTTCGTGCTGCGCTGGTACGGCGCGGAGGGGCTGCGGGCGCACATCCGCTCCGGGGTGGCGCTGGCGGACCGGTTCGCCGCGCGGGTGGCCGAGGACGACCGCTTCGAGCTGGCGGCGGCGCACCCGTTCTCGCTGGTCTGCTTCCGGTTGGTCGCCGGGGACGAGGCGAGCGCCGAGTTGCTGCGCCGGGTCAACGACACCGGTCGGGTGCACCTGACGCACACCCGCGTCGCCGGCCGGTACACGCTGCGGCTTGCGGTCGGCTCGCCGTCGAGCACCGAGGCTCATGTGGACGAGGCGTGGCAACTGCTGAGCGGCGCCGCCGACGAGCTGCTCGCGCCCTGA
- a CDS encoding sulfite exporter TauE/SafE family protein — protein sequence MRKLLILALVGLAAQLVDGALGMAYGLTSSTLLLLAGVAPAAASASVHLAEIGTTLAAGVAHWRFGNVDWRVVRRIALPGAAGAFAGATFLSSISTEAAAPWMAGILFTLGAYLLIRFSRPLRTDRVAGRLRTRFLGPLGLVAGFVDATGGGGWGPVATPALLVSGRLEPRKVIGSVDTSEFLVAGAASLGFLIGLGSDGFLLPTTAALLVGGLIAAPVAAWLVRIVPAQLLGATVGGVIVLTNARTLMRAGDLGGSARPAVYALLAAGWLVALVLAVRALRRTRRARAVAATALAAPAPTDHPAPLTAGDAEPSPTLAAVDR from the coding sequence GTGCGCAAACTGCTGATCCTCGCCCTGGTGGGGCTGGCCGCGCAGCTGGTCGACGGCGCCCTCGGCATGGCGTACGGGTTGACCTCGTCCACGCTGCTGCTGCTCGCCGGCGTCGCCCCGGCCGCCGCCTCCGCCTCGGTGCACCTGGCCGAGATCGGCACCACCCTCGCCGCGGGCGTCGCCCACTGGCGGTTCGGCAACGTCGACTGGCGGGTGGTCCGCCGGATCGCCCTGCCCGGCGCCGCCGGCGCCTTCGCCGGGGCCACCTTCCTCAGCTCGATCTCCACCGAGGCGGCCGCCCCCTGGATGGCCGGCATCCTGTTCACCCTCGGCGCGTACCTCCTGATCCGCTTCTCCCGGCCGCTGCGCACCGACCGCGTGGCGGGCCGGCTGCGGACCCGCTTCCTCGGCCCACTCGGCCTGGTCGCCGGCTTCGTCGACGCCACCGGCGGCGGTGGCTGGGGGCCGGTGGCGACACCCGCGCTGCTGGTCTCCGGCCGGCTGGAGCCGCGCAAGGTGATCGGCTCGGTCGACACCTCCGAGTTCCTGGTGGCCGGCGCCGCCAGCCTCGGCTTCCTGATCGGGCTCGGCTCCGACGGCTTCCTGCTGCCCACCACGGCCGCGCTGCTGGTCGGCGGCCTGATCGCCGCGCCGGTGGCCGCCTGGCTGGTCCGCATCGTCCCGGCCCAGCTGCTCGGCGCCACCGTCGGCGGCGTGATCGTGCTGACCAACGCCCGTACCCTGATGCGCGCCGGCGACCTCGGCGGGAGCGCCCGCCCCGCCGTCTACGCCCTGCTCGCCGCCGGCTGGCTGGTCGCCCTGGTGCTGGCCGTGCGCGCCCTGCGCCGCACCCGCCGGGCCCGGGCCGTCGCCGCCACCGCGCTCGCGGCCCCCGCACCCACCGACCATCCCGCGCCGCTCACCGCGGGCGACGCCGAGCCGTCGCCCACGCTGGCCGCCGTCGACCGCTGA
- a CDS encoding acyl-CoA thioesterase, whose protein sequence is MAVGQAAVDQLLEVLDLEHTGEMTFRGMSPPVGPQRVYGGQVAGQALVAAGRTVDPERFVHSLHGYFVRPGDPAEPIEYQVENVRDGRSFSVRRSVALQHDKPIFFMSASFQRQEEGLDHQAPTPVDVPGPDEVPTMTERLSRYPERLGIWGQIPRPIDVRYVGEPGWVRPGDRPAEPHQRVWMRIDGKLPDDPLLHACALAYASDLTLLDSVLSVHGEVWGPGGVVGASLDHALWFHRPFRADEWFLYDCWSPSASGARGLATGRMFTTDGRHIASAVQEGLLRRVGG, encoded by the coding sequence GTGGCGGTCGGCCAGGCGGCCGTGGACCAGCTCCTCGAGGTGCTCGACCTGGAGCACACCGGGGAGATGACCTTCCGGGGGATGAGCCCGCCCGTCGGCCCGCAGCGGGTCTACGGCGGGCAGGTCGCCGGGCAGGCCCTGGTCGCCGCCGGCCGCACCGTCGACCCGGAGCGGTTCGTGCACTCGCTGCACGGCTACTTCGTCCGCCCCGGCGACCCCGCCGAGCCCATCGAGTACCAGGTGGAGAACGTCCGGGACGGCCGGTCCTTCTCGGTCCGCCGCTCGGTGGCGTTGCAGCACGACAAGCCGATCTTCTTCATGTCGGCGTCGTTCCAGCGGCAGGAGGAGGGGCTGGACCACCAGGCCCCGACCCCGGTCGACGTGCCGGGCCCGGACGAGGTCCCGACCATGACCGAGCGGCTCTCCCGCTATCCGGAGCGGCTCGGCATCTGGGGGCAGATCCCGCGCCCGATCGACGTGCGCTACGTCGGCGAGCCCGGCTGGGTACGCCCCGGTGACCGCCCCGCCGAGCCGCACCAGCGGGTCTGGATGCGCATCGACGGCAAGCTGCCCGACGATCCGCTGCTGCACGCCTGCGCCCTGGCGTACGCCTCGGACCTCACCCTGCTGGACTCGGTGCTCTCCGTGCACGGCGAGGTGTGGGGGCCCGGGGGAGTGGTGGGGGCGAGCCTGGACCACGCGCTCTGGTTCCACCGGCCGTTCCGCGCCGACGAGTGGTTCCTCTACGACTGCTGGAGCCCGTCGGCCTCCGGTGCCCGGGGCCTGGCCACCGGGCGGATGTTCACCACCGACGGGCGGCACATCGCCAGCGCCGTCCAGGAGGGGCTGCTGCGCCGGGTGGGTGGCTGA